The genomic interval TGAAGGGGTTGCTGTCGGAGAAGCCGTCGGTGCGGGGCTTCGAGCTGGTGGGCCGCAACCTCGACCCGGCGGTGCTGGCCGAGTACTACCCGCCGCTGAGGAAGCAGCTGAAGGGGATGATTGCCGGACCCATCGGGCTGGAGGTGCGCGGCAGCGGCACGCAGGACGCGCAGGTGCTCGCGGTGGACGTGGACCTGACGCCGGTGCGGCTGCGGGTTCCGGCGCAGCTCACCAAGGAGGCGGGGGGCGTGATGAAGCTCACCGCGCGCGTCTCGGGAGCCGCGGCCAGCGGTGGGGCGCTGAAGTTCGACGCGAAGGCGGACCTGGCGGGCGTGGACCTGCGACCGGGCCTGTTGGTGGACAAGGGGCCCGGGCAGCGGATGGAGTTCGCCGCGGCGGGAACGTATGCGCCGGGTGCGGCGGGCATGAAGGTGGACGTGCCCAAGCTGTCCGCGCACATCCTCGAGGACACGATGGCGGGCAGCGCGGCCTTCGCGCAATCGGGTCAGGGCAAGAAGCAGACGACGACGTTCTCCGCGGACGTGAAGAGCGCGAGGCTGGACGCGGACGCGCTGCTCTTCGACGAGAAGGAGCTCGCGGCGCGCCATGGCGGCACGGTGCCGGCGCCGTCCGCCGAGGCGGAGGTTCCTCCGGAGGACCCCGCGCGGTTCAACGGGTATCGGGGTGACATCCGGTTCGCGGTGGGGACGCTGCGCTACAGCCAGATGGACCTGAGCCAGGTCACCGGCGTGGTGAAGATGACGGACGACCTCATCTCCGTGGAGAAGTTCTCGTCGGGTGTCTTCGGCGGCAAGGTGGTGGCGGACGGGACGACGATGCGGCTGGGGCCCGCCGAGGAGAAGCGCCCGTTCGAGGCGAAGGTGAAGGTGGAGGGCATCCAGGTGGCGGACGCGCTCGCGCAGGCCACGCCGAAGAAGGTGATGACGGGCACGTTCAACGGGAACGTGGACGTGAAGGGCGTGGGCTACACGCCCGACAAGCTGCAGGAGACGCTGCTGGGGGCCATCAACGGCAACATCCTGGGCGGCACGCTATTGGGGAGCGACCTGGTGGCGTCCGTGTCCGAGCCGCTCGCCAAGGCGCTGCCCTTCGCGTCCAAGTCGCTGAAGCCCGGACAGGGGACGTCCTTGAGCGAGAACCTGCCGTTCGGCGTGCAAATCAAGAACGGCGTGGCGCAGTTGGAGAAGCCCATCACGTGGACGCGTCCGGAGGCCGCGATGAACTTCGCGGGTGGCATCCGGTTGGATGGCACGTTGGATTTGACGGGCTCGGTGGCGCTCACGCCGTCGACGGTGAAGACGCTGACGTTGGGCAAGGTGACGCCGCCGGACGCCATCCCCGTGGGGTTGAAGGTGACGGGCCCGGCGTGGAAGCCCGAGGTGACGGGCGTGGACGTGAAGCCAGCGGTGACGACGCTCGCGAAGCTCGCGGCCTCGTCGCTGGCGGGCAGCCTCATCGGTGGCGAGCGCGGCCAGCAGGTGCAGCAGGTCATCGAAGGCGGCGAGGAGAAGCTGCGCGCCGAGGCCGAGGCCAAGCGCAAGGAGCTGGAGGCCAAGGCCGCCGAGGAGAAGGCGCGGCTGGAGGCCGAGGCGAAGAAGCGCGCGGAGGAAGAGGCCAAGAAGCGCCTGCGCGGCCTCTTCGGCAAGTAGTCCTCACGGACGCGAGCCAGGGTGTCCTCCTGGCTCGCGTCGTGAGTGAGTCAGCCGCGCTTGCGACCGCCCCACCGGCGCGGTCGGGCGGAGGACGGCTCGGAGGCGGAAGCCTGGGCGGACGCCGCGTCCTCCCCGACCAGGTGCTCGGCCGCGGTCGAGACCGCCACCCGCCGCAGCGTGGCCATCGCCTCATCGAGCTGCCCGGAGCGCTCCAACTCATCCGCGAACGTCCTCAGCCTGTCCGCCGCCCGGGAGTAGACGCGCCGCTCCGCCTGGGTGGCCGGCAGCAGCGAGGCCGAGAGGAAGCCCAGCGCGAGCGCGCCCAGGCCCATGCCCACGGGGTGTTCGTGCACCGTCCGGCGCGTCCAGGCGCGAGCCTGGTCCATGCGTGCGCGGACTTCGTCACGGACTTCGTCACGGTTCGGTAGCCGGTCCTCGAGCTTCTCCAGGGCCGGCCGGCGCACTCGTTGCGCGGACCGCCGCGACGGAAGGGAAGCCTGCCGCGGAGCGGCTCCTCCTCGCGCCGAGGGGGCGTCCGTCCTGCGCGCGTCCTTCTTCATCCCTCACCTCCCGAGGCTTCGGCCATGCCATGGGCGCGGAACAGCCGTCCGGCCAGGACCCCCGCGCCCAGCAGCCCCGTCACCCACCAGCCCGGGTGTTGCCGTGCCTGCTGCCCGGCGCGTGCCAGAAGCGCCTCGGCCGAGTGCTCGTCCAGCCGCGAGGAGGCACCGCGCAGCACGCGCCCTCCCGCCCCCAGCACGTGCAGGGACAGGGGGCTCGACGAGCGCCGGGTGGCGCGCTCCAGTCCATCCGCCGCGTCCTCCAGCGCCGAAACGAGCGCACCCCGCTGCCCGTCCAGCCGCTCCAGCACCCGCGCCCGGGCAAGCCCCGCGACCTCATCCAGGCGTTGCCGCCCCTGCCGCTTGCCCGCAGCCGCGCGCCGCGCCGCGCCGCGCGCGCCTCGCTCGCGCTTCGACTTCATCAAGCCCATGGAGTGAATCCTCCCCAGGGTGAAGCTAGGCACGTCACTTCCGCGGGCTCGGCGGACGGACCGCGCATGGCGTGTCCGCACGCCCGTGCAGCCGGTTCCGCATGGACCTGGGCGTCGTCACCTTTCTCGTCCGGGAGGCCCATATGAAGCCGGAGCAGGAAAAGGTTCTGCACGAAGAGGTCGTCGCGACGCTGGACAGACTCCAACAAAAGAATCCGGAGCTGAAGGAGGCGCTCCAGCAGGCGCGGGGGTACGCCGTCTTCCCCTCCCTCGGCCGGGCGTCGCTGGTGCTGGGCGGCTCGTACGGCCACGGCGAGGTCTTCGAGAAGGGCAAGCCCATTGGCTTCGCGACCCTCACCCAGATGACCGTCGGGGTTCAGGTCGGAGGACAGACGATGAGCGAGCTCATCTTCTTCAACGACCGGGACACGCTCGAGCGCTTCAAGGGCGGGAAGATGGCCTTCGCCGCCAACGCCTCCGCGGTCATCATGAAGGCCGCCGCGTCGGGAACCATCAACTACGCGAAGTGCACCGCGCACGCCTACTCCCGTGGAGGGATGCTGCTCGAGGCCTCGCTGGGCGGTCAGAAGTTCACGTTCATTCCGCCCTCCTCCGGCGGCAACGGCAACGGCTCGCGACGCGGCGCCGCACAAGCCCATGACGAGAGCGCCCACGGCGAGCAGCACCGCGAGCTCCCCCGGCGGCCCATGGCCCTGGCGACGGGGCTCTCGACCGCGGCGGTGCTGGTGACGCGGCTGCTGAAGGCACGCGCCCAGCGCCGCGGACTGAGTCCTGGATGAAGGGTGGGCTCGTACAGCACGCACGGCACCTGCTGGCGCTCGCGCGCAAGGAACTGGAGGTCCACGCTCGGCTTGACCGGGACGTGAGGGCGACGCTGCTACGGCTGGAGGCGCGCTCGCCGGAGTTCGCCCGGGCAAGAGCCCAGGCCCATGCTTGTGCTGTCTTCCCATCGCTGAGCCAGGGCAGCGCGGTCCTCGGGGGCACCTGGGGACTGGGAGAGGTCTTCGTACGGGGGCGGCGGGTCGGCTATTCGGCGCTCGCGCAGCTCACCGTCGGCGTGCAACTGGGAGGACAGACCTCCTCGGAGGTCATCCTGTTCGCGGATGAGGCGTCCTTCGAGCGGCTGAAGCAGCGGGGGACCGGCCTTGCGCTCGAGGCCGCGGTGACGCTGGTCAAGGCCGGCGTGGCCTGGGCGCGAAGCCCTCAAGGGACGACGCACGTCGTCCTGACGCCACGCGGAGGCCTGTGGGTGGGAGCGGGGCTGGGGGTGCGGCGCTTCTTCTTCGCGCCGGCGGTGCTCACACGCGGCGCTGCGTTGCACCGTGTGTCGCCATCCCTAGATTTCTCAAGGGAGCGGGCTTCGGCCTCGAAGTCGAACGAAACGGGGGAGCGCGCGATGGTCAAGGCGCAGACGAGCAGCACGGGCCACAAGGGCCCAAGGACATTGTTGGCCTGGGGGCGTCGGAGCCTGAAGCCGGGCCCGCGCAAGGTCACTGAGCGGGCACGGGACGCCGTCCAGCGGGCCGGCACCCGGGGACGGGAGACCTTGGCGCATTTGCGCGAACACACCCCCAGCGGCGGACAGCTGCGTGCTCGCGCCGCTCAGGCGCGGACGTGGACCGCGGACCAACTGGAGGCACACGGGCTCGCGATAGGCCTCGCGACGCTGGCCGCGGGCGTGGCGGGCGCCGCGCTGCTCCCCGTCTCCGAGCGCGAGAAACACGCGTTGTCCACCGCGACCGGCAAGGTGCGTGCGATGTCGCGGCACCTGCGTGAGCGCTCCAGGATGACGCGCGTAGCCCGGTCGGCTCGCGGCGAGGTGACACGTGGCCGGGGCGCGGCCGCGTCTTCAGCGCGAGGCCTCGAGGCGGGTGCGGGCCACGGCAAGTCCACGGCACTCCGGGGGAAGAAGACCCGGAGCAAGCCCGCGGCGGCGAGGCTCGCGCGTCCCGCGACGAAACGAGCGAAGCCACCCGCGGCGAAGCAGGCGGGCTCGAAGAGCACAGGTGCGGGGCAAACGGGGAGGAAGCGGTCCTCCTCGCCCCAGCGCTCCGGTGCCAGGAACAAGCCCTCCTGACACCTCGCCGGGTGCGTGTCCCACATGAAACGCGCTGAAACACCCTGAAACAGTCCACGCTCCCGTGACTCAGCGCGCCGCCCTCGGGACGGAGGGTGGCACGCGGCCTGCTAATGCTCCCGCCGACGTTTCACGACTGGCCAGGAGCAAACATGGTGACGCCCGATGAGGACTGCGGCTGCAAGGACCCGGTGACCACACCGATGCCGCTCGTGGCCCCGGTGAATGAGCGCCACCGCGTCCTCATCATCGGCGGAGGCACCGCCGGCATCTGCGTCGCCGCGCGGCTCACGCGGCTCGGCCAGAAGGGCATCGCCATCCTCGAGCCCTCCGAGCGCCACTACTACCAGCCCCTCTGGACCCTCGTGGGCGCGGGCGAGGCACGCGTCGAGGACACCGTCCGCGACGAGGCCAGCCTCATCCCCCGGGGCGTCAAGTGGCTCAAGGACGCGGCCATGGAGGTCGACCCCGTCCGCCAGGAGGTGCGCACCCGCGGCGGCCTGCGCGTGGGCTACGACTTCCTCGTCGTCGCCCCCGGCATCCAACTGGACTGGGACAAGGTCGCCGGCCTCCGCGATGCCCTGGAGACCGAACACGTCAGCAGCAACTACGACGTGAAGCTCGCCCCCAAGACGTGGCGCATGCTCCAGTCCTTCAAGGGCGGCACCGCCCTCTTCACCCACCCCTCCACCCCCGTGAAGTGCGCCGGCGCCCCGCAGAAAATCATGTACCTGGCGGCCGACCACTTCCGCCGCACCGGGATTCTCGAGCGCTCGGAGGTCATCTTCGGCTCGGGCGCCAAGGCCATCTTCGGCGTGCAGCCCTTCGCCCGCGTCCTCGAGGACGTCGTGAAGCGCTACGGCATCCACACCCGCTTCAGCCACAACCTGGTCGCCGTGGACGGCGCCCGGCGCGAGGCCGTCTTCGAGACCACCCAGGACGGACGCACCACCCGCATCACCCAGCGCTACGACATCCTCCACGTCACCCCGCCCCAGAGCGCCCCCGACTTCATCAAGAACAGCCCCCTCACCTCCCGTGAGGGCACCTGCGTGGGCTGGGTCCGCGCCGACAAACACACGCTCCAACACCCCAGCTACCCCAACGTCTTCGCGCTCGGCGACGCCTCCGACCTTCCCACCAGCCGCACCGGCGCCGCCATCCGCAAGCAGGCCCCTGTCCTCGTGCAGAATCTGCGCGCCGTCATGGACGGCCGCGCACCCACCGCGCGGTATGACGGCTACGCCTCCTGCCCGCTCACCACCGCCTACGGAAAGCTGCTGCTCGCCGAGTTCGACTACGACGGCAAGCCCACCCCCAGCTTCCCCTTCATCGACACGCTCCAGGAGCGGCGGGACATGTGGGTGATGAAGAAACACGGCCTGCCCCAGCTCTACTGGAAGTGGATGATGCGCGGACGCGGTTGAAGCGCCCCCCTGTGCGCCCCGGCACGCGCCGGGCTATGCAGGGGGCGATGCCCGCGTCCCGCCTGCCGCCTTCATCACCCCTGGCCCTCACCGCGCTCGACTCACTGGCGGGGGCCGTGCTCCTGGTGGACGCGAACCGGCGGGTGGCCTCGCTCACACAAGCCCTGGAGTCCCTGCTCGGCGCCCCGCTCAAGGAGGGCACGCCCCTCGCGGACGTCCTCGCGCCGCAAGGAGACCTCGACGCCCTGCTCTCCCACGGACGCGAGACGTCCGCGCGTCTGCGCTCCATCCCGGTCCGCGTGCGCGCGATGCCCCTCACCCGGGCGGGCCGCGTCCAGGGCTGGGCACTCTCCTTCCACCGGGAACAGGCACCGCGAGACACCGAGGGAGAAGAGCTGTTCCATGGCCTGTGGACACAAGACCCGGAGCTGCGCCGCGTCTTCCGCATCGTCGAGAAGGTCGCGCGCACCGAGTCCAGCGTGCTGGTGCGCGGCGAGTCCGGAACGGGCAAGGAGCACATCGCCCACGCGCTGCACGTGCTGTCCCCTCGCGGCAAGGGGCCCTTTCGCGCCATCAACTGCGCCGCCCTGCCCCCCAACCTGCTGGAGAGCGAGCTGTTTGGCCACGTGCGCGGCGCCTTCACCGGCGCGGTGCGGGACAGCCCCGGCCACTTCCGCCTCGCCCATGGGGGCTCGCTCTTCCTCGACGAAGTCGCGGAGCTCCCCCTCGACCTCCAGGCCAAGATGCTGCGCGTGCTGGAGACACGCACCGTCATCCCCGTGGGAGGCCGCGCGCCCGTGCCCGTGGACGTGCGCATCATCGCCGCCACCCACCGGGCCCTGCGGCGCGAGGTCGAAGCCGGCCGCTTCCGCGCGGACCTCATGTACCGGCTGCGCGTGGTGCCCATCTTCCTGCCCACGCTGCGCGAGCGCCGGGGCGACATCCTCCCCCTCGCGCTGCGCTTCCTGGAGGAGCTGCAACAGCGAGGCACCCGACGCGTGGAGCGCATCGCCCCGGGCGCGCGCAAGCTCCTGGAGGCCCACACCTGGCCGGGCAACGTGCGCGAGCTGCGCAACGTCATGGAATACGCCTACGTCATCGGCGAAGGCCCCGTGCTGCGCGAGGCGGACCTCCCCCCGGAGTTCTCCGAGCCCCGGGGAGGCTCCAGCACGCACCACCCCACGAGCGCCGCGGAGCTGGACGCGGAGCAGGTGCACGCCGCGCTCGCCAAGGCGGGAGGCAACCGCTCCGAGGCCGCGCGGCTCCTGGGCGTCAGCCGCGTGACGCTGTGGCGCCGCCTGCGCGCCCTGGGCGAAGCGGACGAGTGAGCGCCTCCGCTCCCGCGTGTTTCATCCGGTGTTTCAAGTGTTTCACCCGAAACACCCGCTCCTCCCGAGGAGGCACGTGCCCCTCGGAGAAGGCCCCCTGGCACGGGGCTGGCAATGCCCCTCCGTGACACCCACTGCGGTCCCAAGGAGGAAAGCGGACATGCTCTTCCGGCAGCTCTTCGATGCGGAGTCCTCGACGTACACGTACCTGCTGGCGGACACGGCCACTCGAGAGGCCGTGCTCATCGACCCCGTGCTGGAGCAGGTGGAGCGCGACGTGCGCCTGGTCCACGAGCTGGGGTTGAAGCTCAAGGTCGTGTTGGAGACACACGTCCACGCCGACCATGTCACCGGAGCGGGCCTCCTGCGCGAGCGCACGGGTGCCCAGGTGTTCGCCTCGGCGCGAGGCGCGCCCTGTGTCGACCGGCAGCTCTCCCAGGGCGACGTCGTCCGGGTGGGCGCCCTCGAGATACAGGTGCTGGAGACCCCGGGCCACACCGACGACAGCCTGAGCTTCCTCTGCGACGGCCGGCTCTTCTCGGGCGATGCGCTGCTCGTCCGGGGCACGGGCCGCACCGACTTCCAGAACGGCGACCCGGGGCAGCTCTACGACTCCATCACCCGCGAAGTCTTCACCCTCCCCGAGGCGACGGAGGTGTATCCCGCCCATGACTACGCGGGCTTCACCATGACGTCCGTGGGCGAGGAGAAGCACCACAACCCCCGGCTCGCGGGCAAGTCGCGCGAGGACTTCGTCGCCTTCATGAAGGCCCGGAAGAGTCCTCCGCCGCGCAAGCTGGACATGGCCGTCCCCGCCAACCGCGCGTGTGGACTCTCCTCGGAGCCCTCGTCCCCACAGCACGCCTGACACCGTGACGTGAGCGCACCCACGTCCCCTTCATCGCCTCGGCCTCTTTCGATGGGCACGAGGAAGGAGTCACCGACCTTGAGTCCCTTGTACGACAACGGCCTTCCCCAGCCCGGCGGCTATCGCGACGTGGACGTGCGACAGCTCGCGGCGGAGGGGCCTCCCGGTCCACATCTGGTGGACGTGCGCGAACCCGTGGAGCTGGATGGAATCCTGGGCCGCCTCGTGGGGATACGCCCGGCGCCTCTCGCCACGGTGCGGGAGGCCGCGGCGCTGTGGCCTCGGGACGCGGAGGTCGTCCTCATCTGCCGCTCGGGCTCGAGGTCCGCGCGCGCGGCGAAGCAGTTGGTGGAGCTGGGCTTCACCCGCGTGATGAACCTGCGCGGGGGGATGCTCGCGTGGAACGAGGCGGTGTTGCCCGTGGTGCGGCTGACCCGCGAGGCGCTCCCCACCCTCTCCCAGGTGCGCGACACGCTGCGCTCCCGGCTCCACGGACTCCGGATTCCCGCCGTGGAGGCGTTGCCCATCGCGCCGTCGCGCGCGGAGCTCGGCGCCCTGCTGGACACGCTGCGGGACTCGCCGCCCCAGGGACTCGAGGACACGGCGGGCTTCGAGCGGACGCTGCGCGAGGTGCGAGACCTGCTCGCCGTCGCGAGCGAGGGAGGCACCGCGAGATGATGTTGTCCGTGGGGCTCGCGGGCGCGCTGCTCGTGGGCGTGTTGTTGGGGTTGTTGGGTGGCGGGGGCTCCATCCTCACGGTGCCGCTGCTCGTGTACGTGCTGGGCGTGGAGCCTCGCACGGCCATCGCCATGTCGCTGGTGGTGGTGGGTGTCACCAGCACCAACGGCGCGTGGCTGCATGCACGCGCGGGCCGGGTGAGGTGGCGCACCGCCTTCGTGTTCGGCGCGGGGGGAATGGTGGGCGCGTTCCTCGGCGGGAAGCTCAACCCGCTCCTGTCTCCCACCGCGTTGATGGTGTTCTTCGCGGGCGTCATGGTGGCCGCGTCGGTCGCCATGCTGTTGCGCTCGGATGCACCGGCGGCCTCCACCGCCGACACGTCGAGCGCGGCGGTGGCCCCGGTGTCCCCAAGCCGCATCGGCCGGGTGCTGCTGCAAGGCGTGGGGGTGGGCGTCCTGTCGGGGCTCGTCGGAGCGGGAGGAGGATTCCTCATCGTCCCCGCGCTCGCGATGGTGGGCCTGCCCACGCCCGTGGCCACGGCGACCTCGCTGGTGGTCATCGCGCTCCAGTGCGCGGCGGGCCTCGTGGGACACCTGGGCCATCTGGACCTGCCGTGGATGCTCACGGCGCAGGTCATCGCGGTGGCGCTGGTGGGGAGCCTCGTGGGCGGCAAGCTCGCGGGACGCGTCGCACCGGGGTTGTTGCGCCGGGGCTTCGCCGTCTTCGTGCTCGCCACCGCGACGTTCCTGCTGCTCGCGCAGCTCCCCGCCGGAGCGAAGGCGCGCATGGGTGAGGTGGTCTCCAACGCCGGGGCATGGCCCTGGGTGGCGGTGGCCACGCTGGTCGGACTTCCGGTCGTGTTGTGGCGGCTCCTCGCGAGCCGTCAGCGCGCCATGAAGGAGGGCTGACCCCCCCAAGGTGTCCTCGAGCCCACTGTGCTGCTCCACCGCACCAGCACAGTGGCGTTCCACCCCGAACGCGCGGCGCTTCCTCCGTTGACCCGGGCCACGCGCGCACCGAGAGTCTCCGCATGACGCTGAGACCCATCGCAGACGTAGGCGCCGAGCTGGGCCTGTCCCCCGACGACATCCACCCGTGGGGAACCCACCGCGCCAAGGTGTCCCTGGGTGCCCTCGACAAACAGGGCCCACGGCAAGGCCGTCTCGTGCTCGTCTCCGCCATCAACCCCACGCCGCCGGGCGAGGGGAAGACCACCATGTCCGTGGCGCTGGCCATGGGCCTGCGCAAGCGCGGGCGCAAGGCCGTGGCCGCGCTGCGAGAGCCCTCGCTCGGGCCCGTGTTCGGCGTGAAGGGCGGAGGCACCGGTGGAGGCCAGGCCAGCCTGGAGCCCGCGGCGGACATCAACCTGCACTTCACCGGCGACCTGCACGCCATCACCAGCGCCAACAACCTGCTGGCCGCGCTCGTCGACAACGCCGTGTATTACGGCCAGCCCGTCGCCATCGACTCCACGCGCGTGCGCTGGCGGCGCGCCCTGGACATGAACGACCGGTTCCTGCGCAACGTCATCGTCGGCCTCGGCGGCAAGGCGCACGGCGTCCCGCGCGAGGGCGCGTTCGACATCACCGCCGCCAGCGAGGTGATGGCCATCCTCGCCTTGTCGGAGAACCTCAAGGACCTGGAGGCCCGGCTCGGCCGCGTCGTCGTGGGCTTCTCCCCCGACGGCAAGCCCGTGCGCGCGCGCGACGTGGACGCGGCGGCGGCCATGGTCGCCCTGCTCAAGGACGCGCTGATGCCCAACCTCGTGCAGACCCGCGAGGGCGGCCCCGCGCTCGTGCACGCGGGCCCCTTCGGCAACATCGCGCACGGGTGCAGCTCCGTGGTGGGCACGCGGATGGGATTGGCCTACGCGGACGAAGTCGTCACGGAAGCGGGCTTCGGCTTCGACCTGGGCGCGGAGAAGTTCCTCGACATCAAGTGCCGGAACACCGGCCTGTGGCCCCGAGGCGTCGTGCTCGTGGTGACGCTGCGCGCGCTCAAGTACAACGGAGGCGCGCCCCTCGCCCGCGTGGCGGACCCGGACATGAACGCGCTCACGCGAGGCTTCGACCACCTGGAGAAGCACCTGGAGTCGGTGCGCGCCTTCGGCCTGCCCGCCGTGTTGTGCGTCAACCGCTTCCCGCAGGACACCGAGGCGGAGCTCGACGCCCTGCGCGCCTTCGGGAAGGAGCGCGGCGTGGAGACCGCCGTTTGCGAGGGCTTCACCCGGGGCGGGGAAGGCTCGCTGGAGCTGGCCGACCGGGTGCTCGCCATGCTCGACGCGACGGACGCGGCGCCGCCCACGCCCCGCTTCCTCTACGACGTGAAGCAGTCCCCCGAGGAGAAGGTACGCGCCATTGCCCGCACCGTGTACGGCGCGGACGACGTGGCCTTCACCGCCTCCGCGCGCAAGGACCTGGACACCGTGCGCGAGCTGGGAGGAGCGGAGCTGCCCGTGTGCATGGCGAAGACGCACCTCTCGCTCTCCGATGACCCGACGAAGCAGGGCCGGCCGCGCGGCTTCACGCTCACCGTGCGCGAGGTGCGCCTGTCCGCGGGCGCGGGCTTCATGGTGGCGCTCACCGGAGACATCCTCACCATGCCGGGCCTGCCCAAGGAGCCCGCGGCCCGCCGCATCACCGTCCACGAGGACGGCCGCATCACCGGATTGATGCAGGGCGAATAGCCGCGCGCGGCACGGGCGGCCCTCGAGCAGGGCCGCCCTCGAGACTTCCTACACGCGGAACGCCGTGGACAGCGACTGGAGGCGGCCCAGCGTGGCGTTGATTTGAGACACGGCCTCCTCGGCCGTCATGGTGGACGTCACCACGTCCGCCATCATCGAGGAGAGGTGGGTCATCACGTCCGTCATCTGCGCGATGCCCGCGTTCTGCTGGGTGACGGAGGCGACAATCTGCCGCGCCGCCTGACTGCTCTCCTGCACCACCGTGGTGATTTCCTTCAGCGAGCTGGCCGAGGACAACACCTGCTCGATGTTCTGCTCCATCTTCTCGCTGTCGTCCTCCGCGATGGAGGTGGTCTGGCGGATGGCCTGGTTGATTTCGAGCAGAATCTTCCCGATGCGCTGGGTGCTCTGGAGCGACTGGCCGCTGAGCGCCCGCATCTCCCGCGCCACCACTGCGAAGCCCCGGCCGCCTTCACCCGCGCGCGCCGCTTCGATGGCCGCGTTGAGCGCCAGCACGTTGGACTGGTCCGCCAAATCCTTCACGCTGCTGATGATTTCGCCGGCGTGCACCGCCTGCTCGCTCAGGTGCGCGATGCTGCCCACCAGCGCGCTCACGCGCTCGCGAATCTGCTGCATGCCCTCCGCGCTCTGCTCGATGGATTGCTGGCCGGACGAACTGAACGCATCCGCCTGCGCCGCCACCTTCAACACCATCTCCGCGCGGCTGGCCGCCATGCTGGAGGTCTGCGCGATTTCGGCGATGGTGGTGCTCGCCTCCGTGAGGCTGCGCGACTGGTTGGTGAGGAAGTTCACCTGGTCCTGGCTCGCCTGCGTCAGTCGCGAGGCCGCCGAGGACAGCTCCGTCACCACCGACCGCAACGTCGAGGGCACCTCGCGCAGCCGGTCCACCATCACCTGGAGGCTGCGCCCCAGCTCGCCCACTTCATCCTGTCCCGCCGCGTCGATGGGCTGGGTCAGGTCCCCGTCCTGCGCGATTCGCCGGGCCACCTCCGCCAGCCGACCCATGGGCTCGGCCACCTCGCGGTGCAGCCACACCGCCAGGGCCACCATCAACCCCAGGCACGACAGCGCCAACACCCCCACCACCCAGGAAGGCCCGTCCGCCAGCACCACCGCGAAGAGCACCGTCAGGAACACCGCCGCGACCGCCGGCGACAGCATGACTTTCTGCTTCAGCTTCAAACGCACCGAGCCCCCTCCACCCCACCCAAGCTTCGGCGGTTGAGGCGCGGCTCCCTCCAGAGCCTGCTGCACCAGCGCATGTCGGCATCCTTCCGTGGGGTCGCGGGGACTCCCTGAAGCTTGGACGGACCTGTGATCCGCCGAAGTGCAGGATAGCGAACTGAGTCCCCGCTGCTAAGTCTCGGCCAGCCCTGGGGTGAAAAAGACCCTGAATCCGGAGGATCACCCCGGGGTGTCGAGGCGGCGGCAGCCCTCCACTCGGAGGACGAAGTCCGAGCCGAAGGCACCGGCGGGGGTGAGGGCGCCCGGGGTGGGCTGGGCGAGCAGCTCCTCCACGGCGAGCACGGCGGCGCGGGCGGTGAAGAGATACCCCTCCGGCACCTGCAGCCAGGCCTGGGAGGAGCGGCCATCCGGGGCGCGGGCCTGGGCCCAGATGTGGGAGCGGACCTTCTCGCGTATCTCGGCGGTGGGGCCGTGCACGCGGGACTCGATGAGCCCCATCAACCGGTCTCGCACCAGGCCTACCTTCAGCGTCTCGCGCAGCAGGGGCGAGGTCCACCGCAGCGCGTGGGCGGCGGAGGACCGCACCGCCATCAGGGTCGTGATGTTCGGAATGCCGGTGGTGCGCCAGGCCGTGGCCAGGTCTCCCCAGGGGATGGGCATCACCGTGCGCTCCTTGTCGTCGAAGCGCAGGCGGCGAATCCCCCGGCCCAGGGGATACGGGACGAGCACACCTCCGCGCCGGGCCTTGCCGCCCTCGGGGAGCTGGAGCAGCACGGACTTGGCCGTACCCGCGCTGGCCTGGGAGCCCCCCGCGATGGCGATCTCCAGCTCGGT from Myxococcus stipitatus carries:
- a CDS encoding MBL fold metallo-hydrolase, with protein sequence MLFRQLFDAESSTYTYLLADTATREAVLIDPVLEQVERDVRLVHELGLKLKVVLETHVHADHVTGAGLLRERTGAQVFASARGAPCVDRQLSQGDVVRVGALEIQVLETPGHTDDSLSFLCDGRLFSGDALLVRGTGRTDFQNGDPGQLYDSITREVFTLPEATEVYPAHDYAGFTMTSVGEEKHHNPRLAGKSREDFVAFMKARKSPPPRKLDMAVPANRACGLSSEPSSPQHA
- a CDS encoding rhodanese-like domain-containing protein; translated protein: MSPLYDNGLPQPGGYRDVDVRQLAAEGPPGPHLVDVREPVELDGILGRLVGIRPAPLATVREAAALWPRDAEVVLICRSGSRSARAAKQLVELGFTRVMNLRGGMLAWNEAVLPVVRLTREALPTLSQVRDTLRSRLHGLRIPAVEALPIAPSRAELGALLDTLRDSPPQGLEDTAGFERTLREVRDLLAVASEGGTAR
- a CDS encoding sulfite exporter TauE/SafE family protein, which gives rise to MMLSVGLAGALLVGVLLGLLGGGGSILTVPLLVYVLGVEPRTAIAMSLVVVGVTSTNGAWLHARAGRVRWRTAFVFGAGGMVGAFLGGKLNPLLSPTALMVFFAGVMVAASVAMLLRSDAPAASTADTSSAAVAPVSPSRIGRVLLQGVGVGVLSGLVGAGGGFLIVPALAMVGLPTPVATATSLVVIALQCAAGLVGHLGHLDLPWMLTAQVIAVALVGSLVGGKLAGRVAPGLLRRGFAVFVLATATFLLLAQLPAGAKARMGEVVSNAGAWPWVAVATLVGLPVVLWRLLASRQRAMKEG
- a CDS encoding formate--tetrahydrofolate ligase, which codes for MTLRPIADVGAELGLSPDDIHPWGTHRAKVSLGALDKQGPRQGRLVLVSAINPTPPGEGKTTMSVALAMGLRKRGRKAVAALREPSLGPVFGVKGGGTGGGQASLEPAADINLHFTGDLHAITSANNLLAALVDNAVYYGQPVAIDSTRVRWRRALDMNDRFLRNVIVGLGGKAHGVPREGAFDITAASEVMAILALSENLKDLEARLGRVVVGFSPDGKPVRARDVDAAAAMVALLKDALMPNLVQTREGGPALVHAGPFGNIAHGCSSVVGTRMGLAYADEVVTEAGFGFDLGAEKFLDIKCRNTGLWPRGVVLVVTLRALKYNGGAPLARVADPDMNALTRGFDHLEKHLESVRAFGLPAVLCVNRFPQDTEAELDALRAFGKERGVETAVCEGFTRGGEGSLELADRVLAMLDATDAAPPTPRFLYDVKQSPEEKVRAIARTVYGADDVAFTASARKDLDTVRELGGAELPVCMAKTHLSLSDDPTKQGRPRGFTLTVREVRLSAGAGFMVALTGDILTMPGLPKEPAARRITVHEDGRITGLMQGE
- a CDS encoding methyl-accepting chemotaxis protein, whose protein sequence is MRLKLKQKVMLSPAVAAVFLTVLFAVVLADGPSWVVGVLALSCLGLMVALAVWLHREVAEPMGRLAEVARRIAQDGDLTQPIDAAGQDEVGELGRSLQVMVDRLREVPSTLRSVVTELSSAASRLTQASQDQVNFLTNQSRSLTEASTTIAEIAQTSSMAASRAEMVLKVAAQADAFSSSGQQSIEQSAEGMQQIRERVSALVGSIAHLSEQAVHAGEIISSVKDLADQSNVLALNAAIEAARAGEGGRGFAVVAREMRALSGQSLQSTQRIGKILLEINQAIRQTTSIAEDDSEKMEQNIEQVLSSASSLKEITTVVQESSQAARQIVASVTQQNAGIAQMTDVMTHLSSMMADVVTSTMTAEEAVSQINATLGRLQSLSTAFRV
- a CDS encoding saccharopine dehydrogenase family protein; translated protein: MTTTSSITPRWLLYGASGYTGRLIAEEAVRRGHRPVLSGRSLEKLAPLAEALGLEVRPASLENSRELSAALEDLPLVLHAAGPFIRTAEPMRQACLRMGVHYQDITGEIPVFEGSFRLDAEAKARGVSLMSGVGFDVVPTDCLARYVAELVPGATELEIAIAGGSQASAGTAKSVLLQLPEGGKARRGGVLVPYPLGRGIRRLRFDDKERTVMPIPWGDLATAWRTTGIPNITTLMAVRSSAAHALRWTSPLLRETLKVGLVRDRLMGLIESRVHGPTAEIREKVRSHIWAQARAPDGRSSQAWLQVPEGYLFTARAAVLAVEELLAQPTPGALTPAGAFGSDFVLRVEGCRRLDTPG